GGCATCGTCTAAACAGGGACACGGGCTTTTGAGTCCGCCGAACGAATTCGGCCCAAGTGACCCGCAAGGCGCAGGGTAGTGACCCGGAACGGCAGTTTTTTCCGACGCGGTTTGCCGAGTGAAATTCGTAACCTTCTGTCAAAAATTGTAAACGGGAATTGGAAATCAACCGCTTACGTCAACATTTTGACGCCTGCGGGCCAAGTGTGACGGAGTTCACAGATTTGGCCTGTGGCCGGCGTTAAATGAACTGTCCCTAGCAACCATTTTGATCACAACCGGGGGGTGTGTTCAGTGAGGAAATCTGCCTTGGCCGCGGCCGTTGTACTGGCTTTTGGCTTCTGCTCCAGCGTTAACGCCCAAACGGCGCCGTCCTGGCGATCAGCTTCCGAGCGGCCCGAGCGGATCGAAGCACCGCCCGAGGTCGAATCGCCGGATATTTCCTTCGAAATCGATCGCGAGGCCTTGTTTGGCCGGCCGATGGGTTTTGCGCCCGAGCCGGAGACCACGGAGACCGAGCCTCCCACCCCGGAGCTCAGCCTAAGCACCGAGCCAGAGCTGGAATCAATGCCTTTGGCGCCAGAAACCCCGCTCCTGGAGGTCCCGATCGCCGAGCCAGTGGCTGCTGATCCGGAGTCCGAACTGATTGAGAGTCCCGCTACTGAGCCTGAGATCGAAACGCTGGTCACCTTCGGGAAAGCCGAAGAGCTGCCGGCGCCTGAGTTGTTGTCGACCCCCGAACCCCAAAGCGTTGCGACCGCCCCCGCGGATGACCCAGTTGGCGAAGACGAGCAAGCGGCGATGGCCCGCGAGTCGCGAGTCGATCCAACAACGTCGATGGTATCGATCGACCGGCCGGCGACCGTCAGCAGCATCGCGGCACCCGTGGCGGCAGCCACGAGCTTCAAGCTGGTGCGCACGCGGACCGTCCCTCCTGAGTATCCCCGCGAAGCCGCAAGGCTAGAGCAGGAAGGCTGGGTCGACCTTCGGCTGACTGTCGGACCCAACGGCCGCGTAAGCGATGTTGACGTCGTGGACGCCAAGCCGCGCCAGCTGTTTGATGCGGCCGCCCGCCGGGCAGCGCGGCAGTGGCGCTTTGAGCCGCCAGCAAAGTCGGGCGTTGTGGAGCCGCAAACCGCGATGATCCGTCTCACGTTTGTCATGGACTAACACGCCGCAGGCCGAGCTTTCCTGAGCTAGCCGAGGGCGCGAGGACCGCCTCGGCTACCGGCCAACCCAACCGTCGGGCCCCATCTCTGGACCCATTTACTTTCCGCTGGCCCTTCCTGGGAACTTTTTCCAGCGCCTGTAGTCACAGCGCGGGCGGGGCGAGGGCAGGCGCGTTGGGGTTGAAATACCGACCGTTTGCGATAAAAATGCGCCCCCGCAAGCGGGCGCCATGGGGCGCTGCCTGACTCACTGTCGCAAGAACTAACAAGATGATTGAAATCAAAGATCTAAGAAAAGATTTTGGGTCTCTCACGGCCGTTCGAGACCTGTCCTTTGTGGTTCCTGAGGGACAAGTGCTGGGTTTCCTGGGTCCCAATGGCGCCGGCAAGTCCACCACCATGAAAATGATTTGTGGGTTTTTGACGCCCACTGCGGGCTCGGTGTCGGTGTGTGGCTTCGATATCGAAAGCCAGCCGCTGGAGGCTAAGCGATGCATGGGATACCTGCCGGAGGGGGCGCCAGGGTATGGCGAGATGACCCCCCAGCAGTTTCTCGACTTCATTGCGGACATTCGGGGCCTCGACGCCGCTCAGCGCCGCGAACGCCAGGGGAAGGTCATCGACCAGCTCCAGCTTGGCCGCGTGCTGCATCAGTCGATCGACACGCTGTCGAAGGGCTTCCGCCGCCGCGTTGGCCTGGCGCAGGCGCTGCTGCACGATCCCAAAGTGCTGATCCTGGACGAGCCGACCGATGGACTTGATCCGAACCAGAAGCACGAGGTGCGGGAGCTGATCGGGGCACTGGCGAAAGACAAGATTGTGATTGTCTCGACCCACATTCTGGAAGAGGTTGAGGCGGTGTGTGACCGGGCCATTATCATCGCGCGCGGTCGGCTGCTAGCGGACGCAACGCCACAGGAGCTTGAGGCTAAATCGCGCTACCACAACGCGGTGCGCCTGACGACCAGCGAACTCGATGCCGCAGTCGAACACATCAGCCGACTGGCTAACGTGACCCACGTCGACGTGGAGCGTCACTCAGGCCGACTGGTGGCCATTCCGAGGAGCGGCACAGCGCCTTTTGGCGAGATCTCCAAGCTGGCTCAGGAGCAGGGATGGCCGGTCGATGAGCTGACGGTCGAGCGAGGCCGGCTCGATGAAGTGTTCCGCCAGATCACGCTAGGCGGAAGCGACAGCCAGGGGGCACACTCATGAGCCAGACGCTCAATATCTTTCGACGGGAAATCGCGAGCTACTTCGCCACGCCCGTTGCCTACGTTTTTATCGTCATCTTCCTGCTGCTGATGGGATGGTTTAGCTGGGGCTTTGGCCGGTTGTTCGAAAGCGGTCAGGCCGATCTTTACGGACCGTTCTTCAACTTCCACCCGTGGCTATACCTGTTTCTCGTGCCGGCGATATCGATGCGTCTGTGGGCGGAGGAGCGGAAAAGCGGCACGATTGAGCTGCTGCTGACGCTGCCGGTGAGCATGCTGCAGGCGGTGATCGGCAAGTTCCTGGCGGCCTGGGCCTTCTGTGGTCTTGCCCTGGCCTTGACCTTTCCCGTCTGGATCAGCGTCAACTATCTGGGGGAGCCCGACAACGGCGTGATCCTCGCAGGTTATGTCGGCAGCTTTCTCATGGCCGGTGGCTTTCTGGCCATCGGGTCGTGCATCTCTGCCACGACCCGCAACCAGGTGGTGGCGTTTATCCTGACCGTTGTGGTGTGCTTTGCGTTTCTGCTGTTCGGCTTGTCGGGCGTCATCGACTTTTTCCGCGGCTGGGCACCGGCAGCGCTGGTGGACGCACTCGCCGGCCTGAGCTTCTCAACGCACTTCGACGCCATCGCCAAGGGTGTGCTCGACCTTCGCGACATCCTGTTTTTCCTTCTCGTCATCGCGTTCTGGCTGGCCGCCAACGCCATTGTGATCGATCTCAAAAAGGCTGACTGACCATGTCACAACAGGCAAAACGTAATTACGGCGCTGGCGCGCTGCTGATTCTCGCGGTGCTGTTTGTGGCGCTGCTGTTTGTGGTGTCGCTGGTGTTCCGCGGCGCGCGCTTCGACCTGACCGAAAACAACCTCTATTCGGTCTCCCAGGGCACGCGCAATATCCTGGCCAGCATCGACGAACCGCTGAATCTGTATCTGTACTTTTCTGACTCCGTCAGCAAAGACGTGCCGGGGCTGACCCCGTATCGTGACTACAGCCGTCGGGTCCGCGACACGCTCACCGAATTTGCCAGCTACGCCGGCGGCAACCTGAATCTGCAGGTGATCGATCCGCTGCCGTTTTCTGAAGCAGAGGACGCGGCGAGCGCCGCCGGTCTCACCGGCTTCCCCGCCAACAGCGCCGGGGATACGTTCTTCTTTGGCCTGGTGGCCACCAACGCGGTCGAGGGTCGCGAGACCGTCGCCTTTTTTGACCCCAACAAAGAAGCGTTTCTGGAATACGACCTCGCCAAGCTGATCTACAACCTGAACCAGGTCCGCAAGCCGGTCATCGGCGTGATGAGCACGCTGCCGATCAACCGCGGCTTCGATCCGGCCACGCGCCAGATGCGCGAGCCCTGGATTGTGCTGCAGCAGGCGGAACAGCTGTTTGAGGTTCGACAGGTGGCGCCGACCGTCAACAGCATCGATCCGGAGATCGACGTGCTGGCGGTGGTCCATCCCAAGGATCTGACCGACGCCACAACCTACGCCATCGATCAGTTTGTGCTGCGCGGCGGCAAGCTGGCGGTGTTTGTTGACCCGCAGGCGGAGATGGACATCCCGGCTGACGCTCAGACCAATCCACAGGCGGCAATGTTTGCGGAACGCTCCTCGGATCTCTCCAAGCTGCTGGAGACGTGGGGTGTTGCCTACGACGCCAAGCAGGTGGTGCTCGATCGCACCTACGGGCTGCAGGTGTCCGCCGGGCCCGGTCGGCGTCCCGTTCGACACGTCGGCATCCTGTCGATTGACACGGCCGGCATGAACGGTGATGACGTCACGCTTGCCGAGCTGACCACCATCAACGTTTCCCAGTCGGGTCACCTGGCCAAAAAACCGGATGCGGAGGTGGAATTCGAGTCGCTTCTGACAACGTCCGAGGACAGCATGAGTGTGAGCAGCGATCGCGTGCGGTTTATGACCGACCCCAGCTCGCTGCTCGATGGCTTTGCGCCCACCGGTCAGAACTACACCCTGGCGGCCCGCGTGCGGGGCACCTTCAGCTCGGCTTTCCCGGACGGGGCACCGCCGGCAGAACCGGTGGAGGGTGAGGAACCGGCGGCGCCGCCGACAGCGGAGCACCTGGCGGCCGCAACCGAGCCCAACGACATCCTGGTGGTTGCGGACACCGACATTCTCAGCGACCGGCTGTGGGCACAGGCGCAGTCTTTTCTGGGCCAGCGCCTGATCAGCGCGTTCGCCAACAACGGTGACTTCATCATCAACTCGCTCGACAACCTGACGGGCAGCTCGGACCTGATCAGCATCCGTGGTCGTGCGACCTCGCAGCGTCCTTTTACCCGGGTTCAGGAGCTCCAGCGGCAGGCCGAGGCCCGCTATCAGGCCACCGAACAGCAGCTCGAACAGCAGCTGCAGGAGACCGAACGCAAGCTCACCGAGCTGCAGGCTGGGCGGGACGACAACAATCCGCTGATTCTGACGCCGGAGCAGCAGACCGAACTGGCCCGTTTCCAGGACGAACGGCTGCGGATCCGCCAGGAGCTGCGGCAGGTGCAAAGTAACCTGCGCGGGGATATCGAGAGTCTGGGTACGTGGCTCAAAGTCATCAACATCGGCCTGGTGCCCCTGCTGGTCACGCTGTTTGCGCTGACCATCGCCTGGCGCCGGGCGCGCCGTCGAGAGGAAGCCAATCGATGAACAAGAATCTGCTGCTGCCGCTCGCGATTGCCGCGGCGGTTTTTGTCGGGATTGGTGTCTGGCTGTCGGGTCAGGAAGCGCCGGTCACGGCCGTTCAAAGCGGCGGCCCGCTGATTGAAGGTCTGGCGGACCGCGTCAATGACATCACGGCTGTCACCGTGACCGACGGTGATGAGCAGGTCACGCTCGAGCGCGAGGGTGGCGTTTGGCACGTGGCTGAAAGGGACGGCTATCGAGCTGATCTGTCGCAGCTCCGGCGTCGTCTGGTGGCGCTGGTCGAGGCCAAGCGGCTGGAGGGTAAAACCACCAATCCAGAGCGCTACGCTCAGCTTGGCGTCTCCGACGTGTCCGAAGGTGACGACGACGATCAGAATCTCAAGGTGGCGGTCGCCGGGCCCGAGGGTTTCGACCTGATTGTCGGCAAACGCGCAAACGCGAGCCAGGGCACCTACGTGCGTTTTGCTGACGAGGCCCAAAGCTGGCTGGCCAGCGGGGACCTGCGCTTCAGCGCGAACGCACGCGACTGGCTAAAGAAAGACGTTATGGACATCCCCGCAAATCGCGTGCGGCGCGCGAGCCTCGCGCACAGCAGCGGTGATCGGATTGAGCTATCGAAGGCGAGGCCCGAGGATCCGAACTACGGGCTCGACAACCTTCCGGATGACCGCGAAGTGCTGTCGCCGAGCGCCGGCAACTCCATTGCGAGCGCGATCGCCGGGCTTCGGTTTGAGGACGTGGCGCCAGCGAGCCAGGAGAACTTTCAGGGTCTGGAAATCGTGCAGGGCGAATACGAAACGTTCGACGGGCTGCGGGTCAGCACGCGCGCTTTCAACCGCGAGGACAAATACTACGTGATGCTGGATGTGGCCTTCGACGCTGAGCTGGCTGCGCAGTCCAAGCCGGAGCCCAGCGTGCCGGCCGCCGACGCTGAGGGTTCTGACGGCGAAGCAGCCGACACCGAAGCGGGTGAGGCAGGCAGCTTCGAAGACACGCAGGCGGCGCAGGCGGCAGCGGACGCAGCGGCCATGGCAGCATATGAAGAGTCAGTCGCGGCGGCTGAGGCAGAAGCTGAGGCGCTGAAGCCCCTGACCGATGGCTGGGTGTTCGAGATCCCTTCTTATAAGCACGGCAACCTCACCAAGAGCCTGGAAGACCTCCTGAAGCCCCTGGACGACGGGAGCGACGCGGACGACGCCGAGTGATCGGGCATTGCCTCTGGCGCCGGTTGCGCCTCGCGCCTTGAACGAGGCCCGGCTGAAGCGAAATCCATGGCTGGCTCTGAGCGCCTTGCTCGGGGCAGTCGGGGTCATTTTGGGCGCGCTCGGCTCACATCTGTTCGACGTCGTCCGGACCGACCAGTACGACCTGGCCAACCGGTATCACTTGCTTCACGTGGTCCTGCTTGCCGCTCTGAGCCTGACGTTAAAACCCACCGACGGGATCTTGCGTCACGTGGTGATGGCGGGCTTTGCTCTTGGCCTGGTGTTGTTCTGCGGAGCGCTGTACCTCTCCAGCCTCGGGTTGGCCGAACCGCGCCTCGCGCCCGCTGGCGGCAGCATCCTGATCCTCAGCTGGATTGCGCTCGCCGTCTACGCGCTCTTGCCCTCTCGCTGACGCCCGTTCTGCTCAGCGGTGCCTGCTTACGTTCGGCGGTGGGTGCATCTTCACCAGTGTTATACTCTCGCCGGCTGCGCAAGTCGTGATCACCGCAGCATTTCACTGTTGAACAGGGGTTGAGATATGAAGCGAGTGTTAGGTTGGATCCTGCTGAGCCTTTCATGGCCGATGCTGGTGCAGGCGCAGTCGACAGAAACGATCAACGTTCAGGGTCTGTCAGCGCCGGTTGATGTATTCACCCCGGCCACCGGCATACCCAGCATCACCGCCAGCAGCGAAACCGACGCCGCTTTTGTACAGGGTTACATCCACGCCCGCGACCGCTTCTGGCAGATGGACTTCAATCGCCGGCTCGCGAGCGGCACCGTCTCGGAGCTGGTAGGCAGCTCGGCGCTGGGCACCGACATCCAGCTGAGGACGCTAGGCTTCCGACGCGACGCCTGGCAAACTTACGCCGCGAGCTCGCAGGCGCTCAGAGCGCAGCTTCGGTCTTACGCCAACGGCGTAAACGCCTGGCTGGCCAGTAACCCCCTGCCGCCGGAATACGGAGCGCTCGAGCTTACCGCCGCTGAGCCCTGGGTACCGGTGGATAGCCTGGCCTTCGCTAAACTGCTGGCTTTCAACCTGTCCGCCGATCTCGGGGAAATCGATCTGACGGTCACCATCGGCACCTACCAGGCGGTGGGAGACGCGGTGGGGTTCGACGGCACCGCACTGTTTTTTGAGGACACCCACCGACAGGCACCGCCGGATGGGCGCGTTACGCTGCCGGACTTTCTGAGCTCCATCGGAGTGCTGGGTCAAAAACGAGAACAGCTCTCGGCCTCCAAGACTTTCCCAAAGATCGATCCGGAGCAGCTCACCCTGGCCGAAAATCTCCTCGGGAAAATGCGGAGTAATCCGGTGATGAATCGCATTCTCGAGCAGGGTCCTGAGGAAAAGGGCAGCAACATCTGGATGATCTCCGGTGCGCTGACCGACACCGGCTCACCGATTATCGCTAACGATCCGCACCTGTCGCTGGACACGCCGTCCGTGTTTTATCCCATTCACATCAACGTGCGTGACGCCAACGGCAATGAACCGCTCAACGTTGCCGGCGTTGCATTTACCGGCGCGCCGCTGATTGCCCAGGGGTGTAACTCGACACTGTGCTGGGGTTCGACCGTTAACCCGATCGACGAGGGCGATTTCTTTTTCGAGACACTGCGCTTCAACACGCTCGGCCTGCCGACCCACACGATCTACCAAGGCCAGGAAGAGCCAATTATCTGGATTGTCCAGAGCTATTTTGCCAATCAGCTCGACGGTCAGCCGGATAACCTGGAGCGCCTGAACGTGGGCGTCGATGCCGGGGGCATTACGTTCATCGTGCCGCGGCGCAACAACGGACCGATCTTGGATCTGTCCGGCGGCCAGGGCATCAGTTTTCAGTACACGGGCTCCGGCCCAACCTTTGAGGTTGAGGCCTTCCAGGCGATGGCGAAAGCGGCTGACGTCGATGAGTTTGCGGTGGCCGTCCAACAATTCGATTTTGGATCGCAGAACTTTGGTGCTGCCGATATCTTCGGCAACATCGGCTACTTCACCCCGGCCGAGGTACCGATTCGTTCGGACCTTCAGTTGCTCAACGGGCCGGACGGGGGCATTCCGCCGCTTTTCATCCGGGACGGTACCGGTGCGCTGATGCACGAGTGGCTCCCGCTGGAAAATCCGCAGCCCGGGCAATCTACGCCCAGTGAAATCTTGCCGATCAGCGAGACGCCCACCTCGATCAATCCGGCCAGTGGTTTTCTTGCGAACGCCAACAACGATCCGGTTGGCACCACGTTGGACAACAACACGCTCAATCAGGTGAGACCCGGCGGCGGTTTGTACTACCTCAACCAGAGCGTGTACGCGAGCTACCGGCAGGGACGCCTCGATCGCCTCATCGAAGATGCCGTGGCGTCTGGAGACCCGATCAATACCGCTGACGTGGTCAGCTGGCAGGGTAACAACCAAATGCTCGACGCCGAGCTGATTGTGCCGCATCTCCTGACGGCGTTTGCGAATGCTGGAGATGCTAGCGCCTGGCCGGTGCTGGCCGGCGTGGCGGCCGATCCGCAGGTGCAGGAAGTGGTGGCGCTCCTGACGCAGTGGGACTTCAGTTCTCCAACTGGTATCCCCGAGGGTTACGACCCGGGTGACAACCCGTTTGCCCTCGGCGCGCCGAGCGAGCAGGAGATCATGAACTCGGTGGCGGCGACCGTGTATGCCCAGTGGCGCAGTCTGATGATCCAGAATACGATCGACGCCACGCTAAGCGCTGTCGGTCTGGGCAACAACCGGCCCAGCAGTACGCTCGCGTTCAACGCGTTCAAAAACCTGCTGGATACCTTTGACACCAACCAGGGTATCGGCGCCTCGGGTCTGAACTTCTTCACCAACCCGGACGCACCGGATGCCGAGTCTGCTAGAGACTTTCTGATTCTGGCCACGGTTCGTCAGTCGCTGGATCTGCTGGCGAGCGACGAGTTCGCACCGGCTTTTGCCAATTCGACTGACGTCATGGACTACCGGTGGGGCAAGCTCCATCGCATCGTGCTCGATCACCCGCTTGGTGGGCCGTTCAACTTGCCGAATGGGCTCTACGGTCTGAGTACGGTAGAGGGCTTAGACGGTATTCCGAGATCCGGTGGTTACCAGGTGCTGGATGCTTCAACCCACAACGTGCGGGCGGATACCTTGAACGGCTTCATGTTTGGCTCAGGCCCCGCTCGTCGGTTCGTGGGCAACATGACGCCCGGCGGCCCGCAGGCCCTGCAGGTGGTGCCCGGTGGTCAAAGCGGCGTTCTGGGTGATCCGAACTACGCCAACCAGCTTTATCCGTGGCTGGGCAACGCCTTTCTGCCGCTGCAGCTTGATCCGGATCAGGCCGCGGCGGACGCAGCGTCTCAGCTTCGGTTCGAACCAACGCCCTGACTGAAACCGTACACTGGCCGCGGTCGCGCTGGCAGCGTGCCTGCCGCGCACTGCGGCAGGCCGACCCAAAGCTGTCGGCGGTGATGGACCGCATCGGGTCACGCCCCATGCAGCAGGCGCTCTACGCCAGCACCTTTGAGGCGCTGGCGCGGGCCATCGCGTATCAGCAGCTTTCGGGCAAAGCGGCCGGCACCATCTACGGCCGATTTCTCGCCAGGTACGGAGACGGTGTCACCCCCGACGCCCGACGTGTCGCGCGCGCGCAGATGCGAGGTTTGCGGTCTGTTGGCCTTTCCCGAGGAAAAAGTGACTACATCCGGGGACTGGCTCGCAGTCAGGTGGAAGGCGAGCTGCCGGGCCGGGGAGAGCTGGATCAGATGGACGACGACAACATCATCGGGGCCCTCACCAGTCAGAAAGGGGTTGGTGAGTGGACGGTTCAGATGCTGCTGATGTCCTGGCTGGGAAGACCGGACGTGCTGGCTCCCAACGATCTGGGGCTGCAGAAGGGTATGGCGATTGTCGACGGCATTGATTCGCTGCCAACGCCGGCGCAGCTCACCGAACGCGGTGAGGTCTGGCGGCCGTGGCGCAGCGTGGCTAGCTGGTATCTGTGGCGCGCGACGGAGCTCTAACCCGGTAAAATAGCGTTTTGCCAAGCTGGCTATCGCGCCCAGGCTGTCTTTCCCGATGAATCTTCTGAGTCATTTTGCGCTGTTCCAAACCCAGCTCGTCAAAATTCACGCGGAGCTGCATCAGTCGATTGGTCCCGATGACGTGATCAACGCCAACGTGGAAATGAAGCTGACGCCCGCGGCACTGGCACGAAAGCCGGACCCTGTCGCTGAGGCTCAGAGGACCGCCTATCAGGTGGGGGTGCGGCTCTATTGCCGCGGAATGCGTAAAGCCGCTGAAGCGGATGCTGACCCAAAGCCGGCATTTACCCTGGAGTGTGTGCTTAACGCTTCCTACCAGCAGCTCCAGGGTGAACCCATCGATTTCGACACTTTTAGTCAGCACCACATGTCGCTGACGCGCCAGCTCTATCCGCTGATCCGCCAGCAGCTGCTGCCGCTGTTCAGCCAGCTGGGGATAGCGAGCGTGCGTTTGCCGCAGGAGATCGTCCAGGCTGCTGGCGACGCGCCGCCCCAGCAGCTTCACTGAGCTTGTGGCCACACGCCAACTTCATTTCCGCAGTGCTGCCGCCCAAGATTTACCGACGCTGGTTGCGCTCCTGGCGGACGACGCGGTGGCGGCAGACCGGGAAACTGCGGTGGTTGGGGCGACACATGAGGAGGCGTTAGATGCGATCCTGGCTGACCCGAACCATCACCTGCTGGTGGCAGAGAGTGATGGCGCGCTCGCCGGCTTTGCCCAGCTCAGCTTTCTGCCGGGCCTGACTTATGCCGGCGGCTGGCGGGCTCAGCTGGAAGGCGTTCGGGTTGCTCCGGGTCTCCGCGGCCAGGGGGTTGGCCAGGCGCTGATCAAACAGGCGATTGACCTGTCGCGCGATCGGGGTTGCGTGCTGGTGCAGCTCACCACCGACCGTCGTCGTCCGGAGGCGGTCGCCTTTTATGAGCGGCTTGGGTTTGTCGCTAGTCATCACGGTATGAAGCTGAGGTTAGAACGCTGATATGAATACGCAAAACCCCTCATCGACTGTCGGCCAAAAGGATGCCGCCTTCTGGGATCGGATGTCGTCCCGCTACGCCAAGGCCAAAATCGGCGATGAGGAAGGCTACGCGCGGACGCTCGAGCGAACGCGCTCGCTGCTAACCGAAGAGGATTCGGTCCTGGAGCTTGGGTGCGGAACGGGCATTACGGCGCTCAGGCTTGCAACCGCAGCGGGCCGCTATCTCGCAACCGATATCGCTGCCGGCATGATCGCGCAGGCGAATCAAAGGCTTCAGGACGAGCCAACACCGGGGCTGGAATTCCAGGTGGGAACCGCGGAGTCGATGGCGGCCTCGGACAACACTTTTACTACCGTGCTCGGCTTCAACTATCTCCATCTTGTTTCAGACCTCAACGCCACGCTGAAGCACATTCACCACCTCACCGCGCCGGGTGGTCGATTCATCTCCAAGACGCCCTGCCTGGCGGATTCCACCTGGCTGATTCGCGTGCTGGTAGCGGTCCTGCGGCTGGTCCGTTTTGCGCCGCCTAGCCTGCTGTTCTTTACCGAACGTGAGCTTTGTCACGCACTGGAGGCGGCCGGCTTTACCATCGAGGCCGTCGAGCGTCATCGGAGCAAAAAGTCGGAGTCGGACAAGCGTCCCTATATCGTGGCCCGCAAAAGCTAGGCCGTTTGCCGGGCACCAACGATGTCGGCGACAGGTTGCTTGCTCTGTCGGGTCACCTCGCTTGGGGTCAGCCCCTGAGTTACCATCTGGCTGCTTTGTTGAAGGGTAGTTGGCTTGGCCGACGTTTTTATTTCCTACGCTCGCCCGGACCAGGGATGGATCGATCAGCTCGCAGCGGCGCTGACGGCTGAGGGTCTGGACGTCTGGTGGGACAGAAATCTCACCGGTGGCTTGGATTTCTCCGCGGAGCTCGAGGCCCAGCTCAACGCGGCCCGGACCGTTCTGGTCGCCTGGTCTAAGTCTTCTGTTCAGTCGAACTGGGTAGCTGACGAGGCCACCGAGGGGCGGGATCGTGGGTGTCTGGTGCCCATTTCGATTGACGGTGAGCGACCTAAGCTTGGGTTCCGACAGTTTCAAACGCTGCCGCTAAAGGACTGGAACGGCGATCGGGAGGCGCCAGAGTTTCAGGCGCTGGTCGCCACGATAAAAGCCAAGATGGACGGCAAAGCTCCACCGGTCATGATTACGGCTACTACCACTTCCTCTCCCAGCCGATCCCCGGCCATAGGCCTAGCCGTTGTCGCATTGATCGGCGTAGCTGCACTGGCTGCGGTGCTTGCGTTCCGCAGCGACCGCCAGGAGACGTCGCCCGCATCGGCGATTGCGAATTCGGCGGATCGGACCGTTACCGATACTGCAGCGCAATCGATTGCGATCCTGCCTTTTGCGGACATGAGCGCGGAGAAAAATCAGGCGTTTTTCTCCGAGGGTGTTGCGGAGGAGATCCTGAACGTGCTCGCCCGGGTCGATCGGCTCAAGGTTGCATCCCGAACGTCTTCGTTTCGCTACCGCAATCGCGTTGATCTGGACGCCCGGACCATCGCCAGCGAACTGGCGGTTCGGCACCTTCTGGACGGGAGCGTCCGCAAGGCGGGAGGTAACGTTCGGGTGACCGTTCGGCTGGTTGACGGACCGAGTGACCGGACGCTCTGGTCCCGGACCTTCGATCAGGTGCTGTCGGTTGAGAACCTGCTGTCGATCCAGGATGACATTGCAACGTCCGTCGTTGAGGAGCTCGGAGGGCGCATCGGTATCGGTAGCGCTGACACCCTGCGTTTTGCCGCTGCTGCCGCCACAGACGACCTGCTGGCCTACGAGGTTTTTCTTGAGGGCCGTGATCTTTTCTCTCGGCGACAAACCGAAAACCTGCAGGCCATCGTGGCGAAGTTCGAAGAGGCGGTCCGCCTTGACCCAGACTTCTCCCGAGCGTGGGAAGCACTGGCGGCCGCGTATTCGGTGTCGCCCGGCTGGGGACTGGAAGATCGTCCGTACGCCACGCTTGCGGTGGATGCAGCCAACCGTGCGCTGGCGCTGAGGCCGGATCTCGCGCTGGCTCGCGCGGTGCTCGGCGCCAACGCCACCTTTGAGGGGGCGCCCGACTATGTTCGAAGCATCGATGAGTATGGCCGCGCGATCGAGCTGGATCCTGACGACCCGGTGCCCTGGAGCTGGCGCGGCCAGGAGTTTGCGGAACTGGGATTCTTTGATGATGCGGAGCGTGATCTGCGCCGCGCGCTGGAGCTTGATCCGGCTGACTCGGTGGCAAAGAT
This genomic stretch from Pseudomonadota bacterium harbors:
- a CDS encoding ABC transporter permease subunit, giving the protein MSQTLNIFRREIASYFATPVAYVFIVIFLLLMGWFSWGFGRLFESGQADLYGPFFNFHPWLYLFLVPAISMRLWAEERKSGTIELLLTLPVSMLQAVIGKFLAAWAFCGLALALTFPVWISVNYLGEPDNGVILAGYVGSFLMAGGFLAIGSCISATTRNQVVAFILTVVVCFAFLLFGLSGVIDFFRGWAPAALVDALAGLSFSTHFDAIAKGVLDLRDILFFLLVIAFWLAANAIVIDLKKAD
- a CDS encoding DUF4340 domain-containing protein translates to MNKNLLLPLAIAAAVFVGIGVWLSGQEAPVTAVQSGGPLIEGLADRVNDITAVTVTDGDEQVTLEREGGVWHVAERDGYRADLSQLRRRLVALVEAKRLEGKTTNPERYAQLGVSDVSEGDDDDQNLKVAVAGPEGFDLIVGKRANASQGTYVRFADEAQSWLASGDLRFSANARDWLKKDVMDIPANRVRRASLAHSSGDRIELSKARPEDPNYGLDNLPDDREVLSPSAGNSIASAIAGLRFEDVAPASQENFQGLEIVQGEYETFDGLRVSTRAFNREDKYYVMLDVAFDAELAAQSKPEPSVPAADAEGSDGEAADTEAGEAGSFEDTQAAQAAADAAAMAAYEESVAAAEAEAEALKPLTDGWVFEIPSYKHGNLTKSLEDLLKPLDDGSDADDAE
- a CDS encoding DUF423 domain-containing protein, with the protein product MNEARLKRNPWLALSALLGAVGVILGALGSHLFDVVRTDQYDLANRYHLLHVVLLAALSLTLKPTDGILRHVVMAGFALGLVLFCGALYLSSLGLAEPRLAPAGGSILILSWIALAVYALLPSR
- a CDS encoding TonB family protein, with the protein product MAAAVVLAFGFCSSVNAQTAPSWRSASERPERIEAPPEVESPDISFEIDREALFGRPMGFAPEPETTETEPPTPELSLSTEPELESMPLAPETPLLEVPIAEPVAADPESELIESPATEPEIETLVTFGKAEELPAPELLSTPEPQSVATAPADDPVGEDEQAAMARESRVDPTTSMVSIDRPATVSSIAAPVAAATSFKLVRTRTVPPEYPREAARLEQEGWVDLRLTVGPNGRVSDVDVVDAKPRQLFDAAARRAARQWRFEPPAKSGVVEPQTAMIRLTFVMD
- a CDS encoding Gldg family protein, with product MSQQAKRNYGAGALLILAVLFVALLFVVSLVFRGARFDLTENNLYSVSQGTRNILASIDEPLNLYLYFSDSVSKDVPGLTPYRDYSRRVRDTLTEFASYAGGNLNLQVIDPLPFSEAEDAASAAGLTGFPANSAGDTFFFGLVATNAVEGRETVAFFDPNKEAFLEYDLAKLIYNLNQVRKPVIGVMSTLPINRGFDPATRQMREPWIVLQQAEQLFEVRQVAPTVNSIDPEIDVLAVVHPKDLTDATTYAIDQFVLRGGKLAVFVDPQAEMDIPADAQTNPQAAMFAERSSDLSKLLETWGVAYDAKQVVLDRTYGLQVSAGPGRRPVRHVGILSIDTAGMNGDDVTLAELTTINVSQSGHLAKKPDAEVEFESLLTTSEDSMSVSSDRVRFMTDPSSLLDGFAPTGQNYTLAARVRGTFSSAFPDGAPPAEPVEGEEPAAPPTAEHLAAATEPNDILVVADTDILSDRLWAQAQSFLGQRLISAFANNGDFIINSLDNLTGSSDLISIRGRATSQRPFTRVQELQRQAEARYQATEQQLEQQLQETERKLTELQAGRDDNNPLILTPEQQTELARFQDERLRIRQELRQVQSNLRGDIESLGTWLKVINIGLVPLLVTLFALTIAWRRARRREEANR
- a CDS encoding ATP-binding cassette domain-containing protein, yielding MIEIKDLRKDFGSLTAVRDLSFVVPEGQVLGFLGPNGAGKSTTMKMICGFLTPTAGSVSVCGFDIESQPLEAKRCMGYLPEGAPGYGEMTPQQFLDFIADIRGLDAAQRRERQGKVIDQLQLGRVLHQSIDTLSKGFRRRVGLAQALLHDPKVLILDEPTDGLDPNQKHEVRELIGALAKDKIVIVSTHILEEVEAVCDRAIIIARGRLLADATPQELEAKSRYHNAVRLTTSELDAAVEHISRLANVTHVDVERHSGRLVAIPRSGTAPFGEISKLAQEQGWPVDELTVERGRLDEVFRQITLGGSDSQGAHS